Within the Gloeobacter kilaueensis JS1 genome, the region AGAAGCCTTCAACTATGGTGTGAGTTTGGGAAGCATAAAAAACGATGTGTATATCGAGTTAATGGATTGGGAAGCGAAAAGAGCCGCCGAAAGACTGGCAGAGACTGGTCAAATAACAGTGATAGTGCAAGATAATTATTCAGTGCATAAACATTGGCGGGTGAAAGAGCGATGGCCAGTATGGGAGAGGCAAGGGTTGTACGTGTTCTTTCTGCCAGTATGTTGCCCAGAGATGAATCGCATAGAGGAGGAATGGCACCAGGTAAAAGCTCACCATATGAAGTGTCGTAGCTTCGAGATGGAGTATGAACTTGCGGAAGCAGTGATTGAGGCCATAGATGAGCGATATCTGGGCAAGGGGTTGCAGTGTGAACGTTATCTGTTTAATTGACTCCGTCTACTTAGAAGGTATGCAAGTATATGCTTATGACTCTCCAGTAATACGCAAAATTCTCTCTGATGAATATCAAAATATCGCTTTTAGGGAGACGGACGAAGCGTCTGTAGAGAATAGAAGCGTTGAGCCTTTCGTCGAAGAAATAATTCACGCTCTTCATGTATTTGATTCTACGGTTGCGCCAGAAGTAGCGGAGTACATTCGTTCAAAATTGCAAAGTCCGTCTACTCTTAGTGCTCGCGAAGACTTGGGTACTTCAGAATGGGATAGCGACCTCGACTTAAGCGATCTGACAATTGGTATTGCGGGTGGCCACCATAAAACGCGGGCAAATATTGTCGAGAGATTATTAAAACTCGGAGTAGCGAGTTGCATTGAAGTTGCTCCATCTAGTGAGTCGTATTTGAGCAAATCTAAAGTTGCAGAAGCAATCAGGGATTGTGATCTAGTCGGCTTCATTACTGGCTATACTGGGCACGATCTCAGCTACATCCTTGTTTCACTCAATAGAACAGGTGCTTTTCGAGGCAGACTGATGAGATTGTCCTGTCGTGGTGTCTCGGGTGTAGTCAGAGAATTGACGGCAAAATTACAGCAAATGTTCTGATGCCGCTAGAGCTTTGTGTAACCTGATCGTCAAAGGAAAACGCTTGGCGTTTTTCTGAAATTAGATTAAGGGCGGGCAAAGGAGAAGTTGGTGCGGCGGCGCTGGCCGAACTGGCTGCGCAGTTGGGCGCGCTGTTCGAGGGTGAGCACGCCCCGGATGTGCATCAGGTTGTCGAAGCGGGCGCGTTCGAGCCGCTGGCGATAGACCTGCATCCGGTCGTACTGGGAGCGCACCTGCTCGTCGGGGGCGTCGCTGGTGTAGAGGTCCCGCAGTTGATTGAGTTGGGTGTTGAGGCCGTCGCGGATCGGAGCTGCCGACTGCTGATCTTCGCGGCGGATGTCCTGCAGCTGGCTGCGCTGGTCGGGGGTGAGGTTGAGACCGCGCAGGTCGAGGGATTCGGGGGGAGTCTGGGCGAAGGCAAGGGCGAAACTCGAACACCAACTGAGTGTGACCAGAAGCAGAAGCTTAAAATTGCACATCGTAGAGGCCGGTCTGGGGATCAACTGCAAAGAAAGTATCGGGTTCACGGAAGGCGAGGGTGGCTGTCTCGGCGGGTTTAGAAGCTTCGAGGATGGGACGCTGCTGTTGCTGTTGCTGCCAGAGGCCAAGGCTGCCCAGAAGAAGCAGAGCGAGGCTTGCCGCTGCGATGAGCGGCGGGCGGCGAAGATACCAGGGATGCACCGCCGGAGCGAGGGTGCGGGCAATAATGTGGTCTTCTAGATCGATCCCCGGCTCGGGCGGCTGGGGAGCGTTGTGGCGCAGGAACTCTTGTAGTGGGTCACTCATAGCTCGATCCCCTGGGCGTAGAACCATTCGCGCAACTGGCGGCGCGCATAGAAGAGGCGGGATTTGACCGTGCCAACCGGCACGTTCAATATTTTTGCAATTTCTTCCTGGGGCCGGTCCTGCAGGTCGTGCAGGACGACGACCAGGCGATGCTCGTCTTTGAGGGTCTGGAGGGCACGGGCGACCAGTTCCTCGCGGTCGAGGCGCTTGAGCGGATCTTCGCTGTGGGCCGCAAGCGGGAGCTGATCGATGGGGACGGCGACGGGGCGGCGGCCCCGACGGCGGCGGGCATCCTGGCAACAGTTGACGGCGATGCGAAATAGCCAGGTCGAAAATTGAGAATCACCCCGGAAGGACGGCAGCGCCCGGAAGACCTTGACGAAAACTTCCTGGGTCAGATCGTCGAGTCCGTCACCGTCGCCCGTCATCTGAAAGAGCAGACCGCGAACCTTTGCCACGTAACGCTGATAGAGTTCTCGAAATGCCTGACTGTCGGAGCGGCTTGCCCGCTGGACAAGCTGCTCATCGCTCACCTGTGTCACAGTTGCGTCCGCACGCATCGAAACCCTCTTGTACCCATCTACTTAGACTGGCCTTCTGCCCTTGGGGTTCAACGATCCAGGCCGCTTGCATATAGAATCCTGGGTTCAAAGATAGGTGAGCAAAAACAGGTTCAACAGTCCCAGGGCAAGGGCGAGAGCGAGGATGAACCACCAACGGGCCGTCACCAGTTGCAGGCCACTGAGGGCAGAGATGTCTTCGCCCCGCCCGCGCCGTTCCTCGCGGTAGCCGGGAACAAAGAGCAAAGCAAGGCCAAGCACCAGGGCCGCCGGACCAAAGATACTCGTTCGGATATAAAAGGAACCCTGACTCTGGCGGTTGTACCAGCTCCAGCCGATAAAACCGACGCCAATCGCCGCGATTAGCGCGCCACCCAGCAATTTTTTGGTCCGCTCGTCCATCCGCGTCGCACCTGACATCCGAGGCAATTATAGTGCCCGTCTTACAATTGCTGCGCTGACTTTCAACCGCAGGGCCGCCGTTTGCCCGGCGTTAGTCGTAGAATATGGCGAGCGCCTCCCGGTTTGTTCGGGCTTCAAGAAGGCCGCTTTTCTTTCAAAAACTGCCTATGTCCAGCTTCTCGGATACAAAGATTCTCGCTCCGGCTGTGGGCGATCCGCTGACGCTCATCGGCAATACGCCGCTGGTGGAGCTGACAAAATTCGATACTGGTCTTTGCAGGCTCTTCGTCAAGCTCGAAAACCAGAACCCCGGCGGTTCGATCAAGGACCGGATCGGTCGCTCGATGATCGAGGCGGCGGAGCGCGAGGGCCGTCTCAAGCCGGGGGGCACCCTCATCGAGGCGACGGCGGGCAACACTGGCCTGGGTCTTGCCCTGGTGGCCGCGAGCCGGGGCTACCGGCTGATTCTCGTCATTCCCGACAAGATGGCCCAGGAAAAGGTCTTCCACCTGAGAGCCCTCGGTGCCCAGGTGGTGATGACCCGTTCCGACGTCGGCAAGGGCCACCCCGACTACTACCAGGACAGAGCGGAGCGCCTGGCATCCGAAATTCCCGGTGCCTTTTACGTCAACCAGTTTGCCAACCCGGCCAATCCCCGCGCCCACGAGGAGACGACCGGCCCCGAAATTTGGGAACAGGTAGGCCACGACCTTGATGCGGTGGTCTGCGGCGTCGGTTCTGGCGGCACGATTACTGGCCTCGGGCGCTATTTTCGCCGGGTCGCTCCCCACGTCCAGATGGTTCTAGCCGATCCAAAAGGCTCGATTCTTGCTGATTACGTGCGCACAGGAACAGTCGGTGAGGCCGGTTCCTGGGCGGTAGAGGGCATCGGCGAAGATTTTATCCCGCCGCTGTCGGACCTGTCGCTGGTGAGCGAAGCCTTCGTCATAAGCGACGCCGAGAGCTTTGTGACCGCCCGCGAACTGGTGCGGCGCGAGGGCATCTTAGGCGGCTCCTCCTCCGGTACGCTGCTGGCGGCGGCCCTGCGCTACTGTCAGGCCCAGAGCACGCCCAAACGGGTCGTCACCTTTATCTGCGACAGCGGCAACAAGTACCTCTCCAAGATGTACAACGACTTCTGGATGGCGGACCAGGGCTATCTTACCCGGCCACCGGCGGGCGACCTGCGCGATTTGATTTCCCGGCGGCACGACGAAGGGGCGACCCTCAGCGTCGGTCCCGACGACACACTGCTTACCACCTACAACCGGATGCGCCTGAGCGATGTCTCGCAGCTGCCGGTGCTCTCAGGGGATCGGGTGGTGGGCATCGTCGATGAGTCGGATCTGCTGCTTGCCGTCTACAAGCGCGACTGTCAGTTCACAAGCCCTGTGACCATGGCGATGACCAGCCACCTTGAGACCCTTGCCCCCGACGCTCCCCTCGAAGCGCTCCTGCCCATCTTCGATCAGGGTTACGTCGCCATCGTCGTCGAGGGTGAGCGCTTTTTGGGCCTCATCACCCGCATCGACATGCTCAATTACCTGCGCCGCAATACGAGTCAACCATGAGTGATTCTTCTAACCGCCCCTACAATTTTGACACTCGCGCCATCCACGCCGGTCAGGAGCCGGACCCGGCCACCGGCGCAATTATGACGCCCATCTACGCCACATCGACCTACGTCCAGCAGAGCCCCGGTGTTCACAAAGGCTACGAGTACTCCCGCAGCCAGAACCCGACCCGCGCCGCCTACGAGCGCTGCGTGGCGGATCTCGAAGGCGGCAGCCGGGGCTTTGCCTTCGCCTCGGGCCTTGCGGCGATGGCGACGATTCTCGATACCCTCGAAAGTGGCTCCCACATCGTTGCGATGGATGACCTCTACGGCGGGTCCTACCGGCTCTTCGAGCGGGTGCGCCGCCGCTCGGCGGGCCTCGATTTTAGCTTTGTCAACCTGGCGGACCCAGCAGCGCTCGAAGCCGCCCTCCGCCCCGAGACCCGGCTCATCTGGGTGGAGAGTCCGACCAACCCGCTCCTCAGGCTGGTGGACCTCAAGGCGGTGGCCCAGGTTGCCCGCGAGCGCGGCATTCTCACCGTCTGCGACAACACCTTCGCCTCCCCCTGGGTGCAGCGCCCGCTCGAATCGGGCATCGACCTGGTCGTCCATTCGGCCACCAAGTACCTGAACGGTCACTCGGATATCGTGGGCGGCATCGTCGTCGTGGGCGACAACCCGGCTCTCGCTGAACAGCTCGCTTTTTTGCAGAACGCCGTGGGAGCGATCGCCGGTCCCTTCGATAGCTTTCTTGCCCTGCGCGGCCTCAAGACTTTGCACCTGCGCATGGAGCGCCACTGCGCCAACGCCCTCACCATCGCCCGCTGGCTCGAAGAACAGCCTTTTATCGAAAAAGTGATCTACCCCGGCCTGACGAGCCATCCCCAGCACGCTCTCGCCTGCCGCCAGATGCGCGGCTTTGGGGGCATCGTCACGGCCATCCTGCGCGGTGGGCTGCCCGCCTCGCGCCGCTTCCTGGAGCGCTGTCGGCTGTTTGCCCTTGCCGAGAGCCTGGGGGGGGTCGAGAGCCTCATCGAGCATCCGGCAATTATGACCCACGCCTCGATTCCGCCGGAGCGCCGCGCTGAACTGGGTATCGACGACGGTTTGATTCGCCTTTCGGTCGGCGTCGAGGACGTGGACGATCTCATCGGCGATCTGCGCACAGCAGCGGGCTGACGGACGACCGGATCTATCTTGTGACGGACGTTCCAGTCAACTGAGCGACTTAGATTGGGACGGCGACAAAGTACCGCATCAGTGTGATTTGGGGTAGCACCGCGATGTCGGCAGCGGTCGGGGGCGCATGGTCAATCTTCGCCGAATCCTGGATCGAGGAACGCTTCTGCAGATCCTGGTATTGACCGCAGCAGCGGTGGTCGTCGGGGCTTTTGGTCTCTGGCTTGGTAGCTGTACAGGCTGGCTATTGCCGGTGGCGGCGAGTGCTGAGGCGCAGGCTGTCGATGGCTTGTTTCGGCTGGAGTTGACGCTCGCGGCGATAGTCGCCGGTTCGGTTCTGGCCCTTGTCCTCTATATGGCGATTGCCTTCAGGCGGGCGGGCGAAGATACCAGTGACGGTCCGAATATTCAGGACAACGAGCGGCTGCAGCAGCTATGGACGTTGCTCCCGGTGGTGCTGGTGGCGTTTTTGACGGTGTACGGCTATCAGGTCTACCGCCAGCTCATCGTCACCACTCCCCTCAACTTTGGTCACGCCCACCCACTGGTCGCCCCAGAAGCACAGTTGTCCAGTGGTCCAGCCCCGATTCAGATCGAGGTGGTCGCCCACCAGTGGGGCTGGACGTTCTTCTACCCCGGCCACCCGGCCAAGAGCGAACTGCACCTGCCCGCCGGTCAGCAGGTCAATCTCACGATGCGCTCCGAGGACGTAATTCACGGTTTCTGGATACCCGCTTTTCGGCTCAAGCAGGACGTGATCCCAGGCCGGACGATCCCCTTGAACTTGCGGCCCCTGCGCGTTGGTCGCTACGTGCTCGAATGCACGCAGTTGTGCGGTCTTTACCACGGAGCGATGCGCGCTCGGGTGGTGGTCGAGCTACCCGAGGACTACGAGCGCTGGCTCGATTCGACTCCAGGAGCAAGCGGACGATGACGAGCCTTGCCGGTCAAAGTAGCGAGGAGCGCCAGCCCGTCACTGGCAGCAACTGGCGTGTCTACTTCAGCTTCAGCACCGACCACAAGGTGATCGGCATCCAGTATCTGGTGACCACCTTCTGCTTCTATCTGGTGGGCGGTTTGATGGCGATGTTGATTCGGGCGGAACTGGCGACGGCGAACCTCAATCTCGTCTCCCCCGCCACCTACAACGGCCTGTTTACCCTGCACGCGACGATCATGATTTTTTTGTGGGTGATCCCGGCCTCGGTCGGGATGGGCAACTATCTGGTGCCTCTGATGATCGGGGCGGAGGACATGGCCTTTCCGAGGCTGAACGCAGCGAGTTTCTGGATCATCCCGGTAGCGGGGCTGCTATTGCTGTCGAGCTATCTATTGCCTGGAGGACCGGCCCAATCCGGCTGGTGGTCCTACCCGCCTGTCAGTCTGCAGGCGGCTCCCGGTCTTTTGCCTGCAGGCGAACTGATCTGGATCGTGAGCGTCGTGCTTTTGGGCATCTCGTCGCTGCTGGCTGCCTTTAACCTGATGTCCACCATCCTTGCGATGCGGGTGGAGGGGATGACGCTGTTTCGGATGCCGGTGTTTGTCTGGAACATGCTGGTCGTCTCGATGATGACCCTGCTGGGGGTGCCGGTGCTCACCGCCGCTCTGGTATTGCTTGCCTTCGACCTGACGGCGGGAACGGGCTTTTTTAACCCGGCAAGAGGCGGCGATCCGCTCGTCTACCAGCACATGTTCTGGTTCTACTCGCACCCTGCTGTCTACATCATGTTCTTACCGGCGGCGGGAATGGTGAGCGAAATCCTGCCCACTTTCAGCCGCGAGCCGCTCTTTGGCTACCGGACGATCGTGATCTCCACAGTGGCGATCGCGGTGATCGGCTTTTCGGTCTGGGTGCATCACATGTTCGCCTCCGGTACCCCCGATTGGGTGCGTCTGTTCTTTATGGTCACCTCGATGACGATCGCCGTACCTACCGGTCTCAAAGTCTTCAACTGGATAGCGACGATGTGGCGAGGCCGGTTGTGGCTCACCGCACCGATGCTCTTTGCGATGGGCTTTGTGGTCATGTTCGTGATGGGCGGGGTGACCGGGATCATGCTTGCCACAGTACCGGTAGATATTCATGTCAGCAACACCTACTTCGTCGTTGCCCACCTGCACTACGTTTTGTTCGGGGCAAGCGTGCTCGGGTTGTACGCGGGTATCTACTACTGGTTTCCAAAGATGACGGGCCGGATCATGAGCGAAGCGCTGGGCAAGCTGCATTTCTGGCTGACGATCGCGGGGCTGAACCTGGCGTTTTTGCCGATGCACGCAGTCGGGCTGCTTGGGATGCCCCGGCGGGTGGCGGTGTATCTTCCTGAATTTCAGAACCTGAACGTGTTTATCAGCCTCGGGGGCTTTTTGCTGGGCATCTCGACGCTGCCTTTTATCTTCAACGCCGTCTTCAGCTGGCTGGTGGGCAAAGAAGCAGGGGACGATCCCTGGCGCTCCCACGGTCTGGAGTGGCTGACCAGCTCACCCCCGCCCGTCAAAAATTTCACCGCACCGCCAAAGATTACCGCTGGTCCCTACGAGTACGGCATCCTCGGCAAGGGGGCCGGTCCTGTCGATCCGTCCAGGTAAGAGTCGAGGAAAGATGGAAAATCCTCAAATTCGCGGCATCGCGACATTCAGCGACAGACAGCAGGCCGAGGGGGCCGTTGCCCGCCTGCAGCACCTGGGCTTCGACCCCGAGCGGTTCGTGGTCGTCGATTCGGCGGAATCTCTGGGCAAAAAGCTGGCCGAGGGGGAGGTGCGCGACGAGATCGCCCACCTGGCAGGCTCAGCACTTTTAGGCGGACTTGCGGTCGGGGCGGCGGTCGGGGCAGGTGGCGGGTTGCTCGTCGCCGTCGCCGCTCTGTGGCTGCCCAAAATTCAACCCGGACCCGTGCTGAGCGGTGTGTGGATTGCTGCAGCGACGAGCCTGGCCGGGGCAATCGTCGGAGCGGCAACTGGCAGCCTCGCTGCTGCCCTGGCCAACCTGGGCATCCCCAATACGAGGGCAGAAGCTTACCGGCAGGCGATTGCCTGGGGCGGGGCAGTGTTGTTGATGGACGACACGCCCCGCAGGATCCGCCGGGCCCGGCGGGCTCTCAAAGTAGCGGGCTTTTCGCAGGTCGATAAAATCCTCGAACCTGGCAGCTCAGTGCTCTAGACCCTACAGGAGGCTCTATGCGCTCATCTCAGCAACCGACGTTGATCTTAGGCGGCGGTTTTACCGGTCTATTTGCGGCCCTACACCTCAGCCACCGCAACTATCCCCGACCAATTATCTTGATCGACGACGCAGAGCGCTTTGTCTTCAAACCGCTCCTCTACGAGTACCTGAGCGGTGAGATGAGCAGCGATCAAGTCTGTCCGCTTTTCAGTGAATTGCTCGAACACCGGGGCGTGACCTTTGTTCAAGGCTGCGTGAACAATATTGACCTCACCGGACGGCGTGTCCGGCTGGCAGAGGGAACGGAGTACGGCTACGAGTACCTGGTGCTGGGTCTGGGAAGCACGACCGGCTACTTCGGTGTGCCGGGAGCCCAGCAAAACACTTTCGCTTTTCGGACCGGCGAGGACGCACTGCTGCTTGCCCGTCACCTGCGCGATTGCCTGCAGCGGGCGAGCCAGACCAGCGACAGGGCTGAGCGGCGCAAGCTCCTGAGCGTCGCGGTTGTGGGCGGCGGACCGAGCGGTG harbors:
- a CDS encoding cytochrome c oxidase subunit II, which gives rise to MVNLRRILDRGTLLQILVLTAAAVVVGAFGLWLGSCTGWLLPVAASAEAQAVDGLFRLELTLAAIVAGSVLALVLYMAIAFRRAGEDTSDGPNIQDNERLQQLWTLLPVVLVAFLTVYGYQVYRQLIVTTPLNFGHAHPLVAPEAQLSSGPAPIQIEVVAHQWGWTFFYPGHPAKSELHLPAGQQVNLTMRSEDVIHGFWIPAFRLKQDVIPGRTIPLNLRPLRVGRYVLECTQLCGLYHGAMRARVVVELPEDYERWLDSTPGASGR
- a CDS encoding sigma-70 family RNA polymerase sigma factor; its protein translation is MRADATVTQVSDEQLVQRASRSDSQAFRELYQRYVAKVRGLLFQMTGDGDGLDDLTQEVFVKVFRALPSFRGDSQFSTWLFRIAVNCCQDARRRRGRRPVAVPIDQLPLAAHSEDPLKRLDREELVARALQTLKDEHRLVVVLHDLQDRPQEEIAKILNVPVGTVKSRLFYARRQLREWFYAQGIEL
- the ctaD gene encoding cytochrome c oxidase subunit I; the encoded protein is MTSLAGQSSEERQPVTGSNWRVYFSFSTDHKVIGIQYLVTTFCFYLVGGLMAMLIRAELATANLNLVSPATYNGLFTLHATIMIFLWVIPASVGMGNYLVPLMIGAEDMAFPRLNAASFWIIPVAGLLLLSSYLLPGGPAQSGWWSYPPVSLQAAPGLLPAGELIWIVSVVLLGISSLLAAFNLMSTILAMRVEGMTLFRMPVFVWNMLVVSMMTLLGVPVLTAALVLLAFDLTAGTGFFNPARGGDPLVYQHMFWFYSHPAVYIMFLPAAGMVSEILPTFSREPLFGYRTIVISTVAIAVIGFSVWVHHMFASGTPDWVRLFFMVTSMTIAVPTGLKVFNWIATMWRGRLWLTAPMLFAMGFVVMFVMGGVTGIMLATVPVDIHVSNTYFVVAHLHYVLFGASVLGLYAGIYYWFPKMTGRIMSEALGKLHFWLTIAGLNLAFLPMHAVGLLGMPRRVAVYLPEFQNLNVFISLGGFLLGISTLPFIFNAVFSWLVGKEAGDDPWRSHGLEWLTSSPPPVKNFTAPPKITAGPYEYGILGKGAGPVDPSR
- a CDS encoding NAD(P)/FAD-dependent oxidoreductase, encoding MRSSQQPTLILGGGFTGLFAALHLSHRNYPRPIILIDDAERFVFKPLLYEYLSGEMSSDQVCPLFSELLEHRGVTFVQGCVNNIDLTGRRVRLAEGTEYGYEYLVLGLGSTTGYFGVPGAQQNTFAFRTGEDALLLARHLRDCLQRASQTSDRAERRKLLSVAVVGGGPSGVELAATLGDLLPQWYEPLGGDPRELQIVLINHGKMLLEGDINSKLRSAATEALASRRAPVRLQLVRRWSRCSRARWPFSPQTRINFGGWQPRP
- a CDS encoding trans-sulfuration enzyme family protein; the protein is MSDSSNRPYNFDTRAIHAGQEPDPATGAIMTPIYATSTYVQQSPGVHKGYEYSRSQNPTRAAYERCVADLEGGSRGFAFASGLAAMATILDTLESGSHIVAMDDLYGGSYRLFERVRRRSAGLDFSFVNLADPAALEAALRPETRLIWVESPTNPLLRLVDLKAVAQVARERGILTVCDNTFASPWVQRPLESGIDLVVHSATKYLNGHSDIVGGIVVVGDNPALAEQLAFLQNAVGAIAGPFDSFLALRGLKTLHLRMERHCANALTIARWLEEQPFIEKVIYPGLTSHPQHALACRQMRGFGGIVTAILRGGLPASRRFLERCRLFALAESLGGVESLIEHPAIMTHASIPPERRAELGIDDGLIRLSVGVEDVDDLIGDLRTAAG
- a CDS encoding Spy/CpxP family protein refolding chaperone, which produces MCNFKLLLLVTLSWCSSFALAFAQTPPESLDLRGLNLTPDQRSQLQDIRREDQQSAAPIRDGLNTQLNQLRDLYTSDAPDEQVRSQYDRMQVYRQRLERARFDNLMHIRGVLTLEQRAQLRSQFGQRRRTNFSFARP
- a CDS encoding pyridoxal-phosphate dependent enzyme, which encodes MSSFSDTKILAPAVGDPLTLIGNTPLVELTKFDTGLCRLFVKLENQNPGGSIKDRIGRSMIEAAEREGRLKPGGTLIEATAGNTGLGLALVAASRGYRLILVIPDKMAQEKVFHLRALGAQVVMTRSDVGKGHPDYYQDRAERLASEIPGAFYVNQFANPANPRAHEETTGPEIWEQVGHDLDAVVCGVGSGGTITGLGRYFRRVAPHVQMVLADPKGSILADYVRTGTVGEAGSWAVEGIGEDFIPPLSDLSLVSEAFVISDAESFVTARELVRREGILGGSSSGTLLAAALRYCQAQSTPKRVVTFICDSGNKYLSKMYNDFWMADQGYLTRPPAGDLRDLISRRHDEGATLSVGPDDTLLTTYNRMRLSDVSQLPVLSGDRVVGIVDESDLLLAVYKRDCQFTSPVTMAMTSHLETLAPDAPLEALLPIFDQGYVAIVVEGERFLGLITRIDMLNYLRRNTSQP
- a CDS encoding transposase — protein: MVKRQNPEHKQSKSNDLETLKLAEQEGLVHIKYLDESGFSLPSVIGYTWAEVGKQKRIEQPNRRGKRISVLGIYAPGEAFNYGVSLGSIKNDVYIELMDWEAKRAAERLAETGQITVIVQDNYSVHKHWRVKERWPVWERQGLYVFFLPVCCPEMNRIEEEWHQVKAHHMKCRSFEMEYELAEAVIEAIDERYLGKGLQCERYLFN